In the Leishmania panamensis strain MHOM/PA/94/PSC-1 chromosome 30 sequence genome, one interval contains:
- a CDS encoding hypothetical protein (TriTrypDB/GeneDB-style sysID: LpmP.30.1320), with translation MPFPSAASFTQAKWLAFFAELTAKLTHHNALVVMEGAELLKRLLLSRVSIAAVLQQGDLLLRLLDAWRGCVLAEYPHEFLHRHDETAFALSAPPPPSAAVALNDELSFVLAESISQCIDLMVSLHTDGDPYYSLLVLARAGPMMEVLVDVIQMAPPQTYGITASLLQQLLALPLGRDPLGSMCIGDSVDDARGEGVRLGFDKATLAQLRKSIPLQQHVHSLAEAVQEHRVLLQHATDTLAELLAVQQGPRRLAAVSLFNQASKRLRKCQLRHGCGATAAAFVSGGDDPPGIPPYSRYSARESTVDDSDLNVTITGAALAPRLSPSPPPNAVSLCAMDDLEQGLRAAEKRRHSSAAALPGKTEEARGAAAAARSDVSLAKEAARSPSPPAANPIMESDKSPAPPSHPHDVSAMVDAEPPRLVCAVPLTMAEESLRHLAASRSHDAFFAAFDWLWCLTVADAPVVGEALTPEMLRCGLGRYLMSAPRTRRDRVLFTLLLLWIGHMHSVSALREETHNCVLGLAASALLPMLRAELAEDGGRTSPRQARSNSGDHGISSLAVSAITPTNTNIAAATSATMLSAQAAMNHLDYGGVGADPRVTGLSLHPSLFRYGEGRDGGSDPSVSGSALLPYATTRKAQEAALLLRPSIGVILLSFLLNIHTGAVAHMQRAWVLQGRVLEVAQMAVRRAQGCRSVLLDTPTSIDGALSDEVYLEYALRSVRTDATTVAVLGCRLVAAVLGDEVRWGAAAGDRLAVTSAPTFVPAGKALSDGSDTAASIQAELALSAQSLIPLLVDVAVSNPDVTAAQESGAASSVHHVPLNLRCSRYTSLGECALVALDACLQYHAQAGHLRSRRGFPVCVSSFTIEDLVRALPSLTGVSQCSVHPPVRAVPYRLLLYLSQRLEEVLVVLRYMPSLASAAVSRVLDYGPRAAQWEAAAAAEWLTVLVDLLIGAETVTQAAAPSCEAKPPSPSQQRRRLPTGAELLNEYFHFDDSPLSRKLLVTIASGRRSTSTGSAYAVNALLQLATHLQSYLQARRRRTLHERHCHPQQLSPSSLCSATREGVAMEEAVTFPLCPAGASSIAQWVLLLQGITADNRRLARICRAFKHSIEGDHRVTCRGSSGVIKDACSRAVTAAEQIALQYNFTGTLFRALEALLCDAAAEVQAASLSSWILCDAVAAALTLPTPSNVLGMLSRRFQAALAPEAGATDAAHSSPSWALPPALVFGYQAATQWASRVGASWLTGSYGCVAQTEVGTSGGARVRGGLPLKQGCVGLVEDICTGALSAMQETSLGVSQRTRCLAATLLSAVVDACPAEQLGVLESHGAALFAASTTLQRLPCVSGLQCRLLRRVHSAAMRAATSGDGWLDENITSLKHTVDSFKEHTRLSSSSAKKGGRNSHRRQSPQPHSAKQAARDLQRFQVLVSLLTSLVSCAGATVADNAVHTSNPRAEDEEKSPAGRQPLLTSAQRQALCAVLCDALRVDQLQPTVVLALRSMAGTHEGRRCILTEIASTGDPLGRTLFGRLLALTLHMPSRWVRADSASGTGLSSHAFSPTSASQDRHRRLRSASSPQHSPSITCAGATAASSASPSRTLPHGGTALCSDRGTISAVGCDVCTALCGLRSGEAAEGATALTDAGPSSVPTSSNVFLSAFVRHRGMEYLARAVVEADREMRRHGRDLAVPLHWLRLAAALSLHVSIAKLFLQESDFFSVLLELAGTPASALHAPAATLALLAIRNVCFADGLKSALCQDARVLLTLKAAGMGITAVSQLIEWRPQPSPSPRSKRLLTAARPTVTGGAPPLTSRTGAHLEVMLREDVIDMGNKTEVDWGKQACVYARGMTQFGEEPSTDRRDPASCDAAGVVLTVEEKSAGVVPGGAVGVDRVAAIPLPRHLFGDVTNRSRAAEVEGSLLEIDATVGGGSPVKRVENEMLPVLVAATDSEVHRRRYLAATAVVSLWFDNQRGRSAIAGVLAAEPCWSMEDVQAAIKAPVAPPMSTKAERGAR, from the coding sequence ATGCCGTTTCCATCGGCGGCGTCCTTCACCCAGGCAAAGTGGCTCGCCTTCTTTGCTGAGCTGACAGCTAAGCTGACGCATCACAATGCACTGGTTGTTATGGAGGGCGCAGAGTTGCTGAAGCGTCTGCTGCTTTCACGCGTGTCGATTGCAGCGGTACTGCAGCAAGGAGACCTTCTTCTGCGCCTGCTGGATGCatggcgcggctgcgtccTCGCAGAGTACCCGCACGAGTTTCTGCATCGCCACGACGAAACtgccttcgctctctcggcaccgccgcccccgtCAGCAGCCGTCGCGCTCAACGATGAACTAAGCTTTGTGCTTGCCGAGTCCATCTCGCAGTGCATCGACCTCATGGTTTCGCTTCACACGGACGGTGACCCGTACTACAGTCTGCTGGTCTTAGCCCGCGCGGGCCCCATGATGGAGGTACTTGTTGACGTGATCCagatggcgccgccgcagaccTACGGCATCACAGCGAGTCTTCTGCAGCAACTACTAGCCCTTCCGCTTGGGCGCGACCCTCTCGGCAGCATGTGCATCGGCGACAGCGTGGATGACGCGCGCGGCGAGGGCGTGCGGCTGGGCTTTGACAAAGCAACGCTAGCTCAGTTGAGGAAGTCAAttcctctgcagcagcatgtTCACTCTCTCGCCGAGGCAGTCCAGGAGCAcagggtgctgctgcagcacgccacCGACACACTGGCAGAGCTACTCGCAGTGCAGCAGGGACCTCGTCGACTGgctgctgtctctctcttcaacCAAGCCTCGAAACGGCTTCGCAAGTGCCAACTTCGGCACGGCTGTggagccaccgctgcggcgttCGTGTCAGGCGGCGACGACCCGCCTGGCATACCGCCATACAGTCGGTACAGCGCGCGCGAGTCCACTGTGGATGACTCTGACTTGAATGTCACCATCACcggggcggcgctggcgcccAGGttgtcaccgtcgccgccgcccaacGCTGTTTCACTGTGCGCGATGGATGACTTGGAGCAAGGCCTACGAGCAGCTGAaaagcgccgccacagcagtgcagcagcgcttcccGGCAAAACAGAGGAGgctcgtggcgctgctgctgctgctcgtagTGACGTTTCCCTTGCAAAGGAGGCAGCGCGCTCTCCCTCGCCACCCGCTGCGAACCCCATCATGGAATCAGACAAgtctccagcaccgcccTCGCACCCGCACGACGTAAGCGCTATGGTGGATGCCGAGCCGCCGCgccttgtgtgtgcggtGCCTCTGACCATGGCCGAGGAGTCCTTGCGGCACCTTGCCGCATCTCGCTCCCACGacgccttctttgccgccTTTGACTGGCTCTGGTGCTTGACTGTCGCCGACGCGCCCGTGGTTGGCGAGGCGCTGACTCCGGAGATGCTTCGCTGCGGGCTTGGGCGATACCTGATGTCGGCACCGCGGACCCGGCGCGATCGCGTCCTCTTCACactcctgctgctctggATTGGCCACATGCACTCCGTAAGCGCTTTGCGCGAGGAGACGCATAATTGCGTGCTGGGCTTGGCtgcctcagcgctgctgcccatgtTGCGCGCGGAGCTGGCCGAGGATGGCGGCCGAACGTCGCCTAGACAAGCACGTAGCAACAGTGGCGATCACGGAATTTCCTCGCTGGCTGTCTCAGCCATCACGCCAACAAACACGAacatcgccgctgctacgAGCGCTACGATGCTATCGGCTCAGGCGGCAATGAACCACTTGGACTacggcggcgttggcgctgATCCGAGAGTGACTGGACTTTcccttcacccctccctGTTCCGCTATGGAGAGGGCCGCGACGGCGGTAGCGACCCAAGCGTGAGCGGCTCCGCATTGCTTCCGTACGCAACGACCCGcaaggcgcaggaggcagcgctgctgctgcgcccctCTATAGGGGTGATTTTGCTCTCGTTTCTTCTGAACATCCACACTGGTGCTGTCGCCCACATGCAGCGTGCGTGGGTTTTGCAGGGGCGTGTCCTTGAGGTGGCGCAGATGGCTGTCCGGCGCGCACAGGGCTGCCGATCTGTTCTCCTCGACACCCCCACCAGCATCGATGGCGCTCTCTCGGACGAGGTCTATCTTGAATATGCACTGCGCAGCGTGCGGACAGATGCAacaacggtggcggtgctcggTTGCCGACTCGTGGCCGCCGTACTGGGGGACGAGGTGCGCTggggtgcggcggcgggcgACCGTTTGGCAGTGACGTCTGCGCCGACCTTTGTGCCGGCGGGAAAGGCGCTGTCGGACGGAAGTGACACGGCAGCGTCGATTCAGGCTGAACTGGCGCTGTCTGCTCAGTCGCTGATACCACTGCTTGTCGACGTGGCGGTCAGCAACCCTGATGTTACGGCCGCGCAGGAGAGTGGGGCGGCTTCTTCGGTGCACCATGTACCTTTGAATTTGCGCTGCTCAAGGTACACCTCTCTTGGCGAGTGTGCCCTGGTGGCGCTGGACGCATGCCTGCAGTATCACGCGCAAGCAGGCCATCTacgcagccgcagaggcTTTCCGGTGTGCGTTTCGAGCTTCACGATCGAGGATCTTGTGCGAGCTCTTCCGAGTCTCACGGGTGTGTCGCAGTGCAGCGTGCACCCTCCCGTGCGCGCGGTGCCGTATCGTCTTCTGTTGTACTTGAGTCAGCGCCTTGAGGAAGTGCTGGTGGTTCTCAGATATATGCCCTCGCTTGCCAGCGCAGCTGTTTCGCGCGTGTTGGACTACGGACCTCGCGCCGCGCAGTGggaggcggcagccgctgccgaaTGGCTGACGGTACTGGTGGACTTGCTGATCGGCGCAGAGACAGTGacacaggcagcagcgccttcgtGCGAGGCGAAGCCGCCATCTCCGTCCCAACAGCGCCGTCGGCTTCCCACTGGGGCCGAGCTGCTGAACGAGTACTTCCACTTTGATGACAGTCCCTTGTCTCGTAAGCTTCTGGTGACGATAGCGTCGGGAAGGCGGAGCACCAGCACGGGGAGCGCCTACGCGGtgaacgcgctgctgcagctggcaaCACACCTGCAGAGCTACCTTCAggctcgccgccgccgcacgttGCATGAGCGACACTGCCACCCTCAGCAGTTATCACCATCGTCACTGTGCAGTGCGACGAGGGAAGGGGTCGCCATGGAGGAGGCAGTCACGTTTCCTCTCTGTCCAGCTGGCGCGTCGTCGATAGCACAGTGGGTGCTACTTCTGCAGGGCATCACCGCAGACAATAGGCGTCTCGCACGCATCTGCAGAGCCTTCAAGCACTCGATTGAGGGCGACCATAGAGTGACTTGTcggggcagcagtggcgtcaTAAAGGATGCGTGCTCGCGCGCCGTCACGGCAGCTGAGCAGATTGCGCTGCAGTACAACTTCACGGGAACGCTGTTCcgcgcgctggaggcgctgctgtgcgacgctgcagctgaggtGCAGGCCGCCTCGCTGAGCTCCTGGATTTTGTGCGAtgccgtggcagcggcgctgacgctTCCAACGCCGAGCAATGTGCTTGGTATGCTGTCGAGACGCTTCCAGGCAGCGCTCGCGCCGGAGGCCGGGGCCACCGACGCGGCTCATTCGTCCCCGTCGTGGGCACTGCCGCCTGCGCTCGTGTTCGGCTACCAGGCAGCGACTCAGTGGGCCAGTCGCGTTGGCGCTTCCTGGCTGACAGGCTCGTACGGTTGCGTTGCCCAGACCGAGGTGGGCACCTCTGGCGGTGCTCGAGTACGCGGCGGTTTGCCCTTGAAACAGGGCTGTGTGGGACTGGTGGAGGATATCTGCACTGGTGCCTTGTCTGCAATGCAGGAGACGTCGCTGGGTGTGTCGCAGCGCACTCGGTGCCTGGCGGCGACGCTCTTGTCCGCGGTCGTGGACGCGTGTCCAGCGGAGCAGCTTGGCGTGCTGGAATCCCACGGCGCCGCGTTGTTTGCAGCGTCCACCACGTTGCAACGCCTCCCGTGCGTGAGCGGACTACAGTgtcgcctgctgcggcgtgtgCACAGCGCAGCGATGCGCGCAGCCACCTCCGGCGACGGATGGCTGGACGAGAACATCACCTCCCTCAAGCACACTGTCGATTCCTTCAAGGAGCACACACGGCTGTCGTCCAGTTCGGCGAAAAAAGGAGGTCGTAACTCTCATCGCCGACAATCTCCTCAGCCGCATAGTGCTAAACAAGCCGCAAGAGACCTGCAGCGCTTCCAAGTGTTAGTATCCTTGCTAACGAGTCTAGTTTCTTGCGCAGGCGCGACAGTGGCAGACAATGCCGTGCATACCTCTAACCCAAGggcagaggacgaggagaaaaGCCCCGCGGGACGGCAGCCACTGCTCACCAGCGCCCAGCGGCAAGCTTTGTGCGCTGTGCTGTGTGATGCGCTACGTGTCGACCAGCTGCAGCCCACTGTCGTGCTTGCGTTACGAAGCATGGCTGGCACCCACGAGGGACGTCGCTGCATCCTCACCGAGATCGCCAGTACAGGGGATCCGCTTGGTCGAACTCTGTTTGGCCGCCTCCTGGCACTGACGCTTCACATGCCGAGCCGCTGGGTAAGAGCGGACTCGGCATCCGGGACCGGGTTGAGCAGCCATGCCTTCTCGCCGACATCAGCGTCGCAAgatcgccaccgccgcctcagGTCCGCATCGTCGCCCCAGCACTCGCCTTCCATCACCTGCGcaggcgccactgctgcctcctctgcctcaccCTCGCGCACCCTTCCTCACGGCGGGACAGCGCTGTGCTCAGACAGAGGCACGATTTCTGCTGTCGGCTGCGATGTGTGCACGGCACTCTGTGGCTTGCGGTCGGGGGAGGCTGCCGAGGGCGCCACAGCCCTTACAGATGCCGGTCCATCCTCTGTGCCGACAAGCAGCAACGTCTTTCTGTCCGCTTTCGTGAGGCACCGCGGCATGGAGTACCTCGCCCGTGCCGTGGTGGAGGCCGATCGCGAGATGCGGCGCCACGGGCGCGATctcgctgtgccgctgcactggctgcgcctcgcagcagcgctatcGTTGCATGTCTCCATTGCCAAGCTGTTTCTGCAGGAATCCGACTTCTTCAGCGTTCTACTGGAGCTTGCTGGCACACCAGCATCTGCGCTGCATGCCCCAGCAGCCACTCTGGCCCTCCTCGCCATTCGAAACGTGTGCTTTGCCGATGGGCTGAAGTCGGCGCTCTGCCAGGACGCGCGGGTGTTGTTAACGCTCAAGGCGGCCGGCATGGGTATCACGGCCGTAAGCCAGCTGATCGAGTGGCGTCCGCAGCCATCACCGTCACCGAGGTCAAAGCGACTACTCACCGCAGCCCGACCAACAGTGAcaggcggcgcaccgcctctcaCCTCTCGCACTGGTGCTCACCTAGAAGTGATGCTGCGCGAGGATGTCATCGATATGGGGAACAAGACTGAGGTCGACTGGGGGAAGCAAGCGTGTGTCTACGCTCGTGGTATGACGCAGTTCGGAGAGGAACCATCAACCGACAGAAGAGACCCCGCCTCCTGTGACGCAGCTGGCGTCGTTTTGACAGTGGAGGAAAAGTCGGCCGGCGTTGTGCCGGGTGGTGCAGTCGGTGTGGACCGCGTTGCCGCCATACCTCTGCCGCGCCACTTGTTTGGCGACGTTACTAATCGCTCTcgtgctgctgaggtggaAGGTTCTCTGCTCGAGATCGATGCCACTGTGGGCGGTGGCTCTCCTGTAAAGCGGGTAGAGAATGAGATGCTTccggtgctggtggcggcgactgATTCAGAGGTCCATCGCCGTCGCTATTTGGCCGCTACCGCCGTCGTCTCGCTGTGGTTTGACAACCAGCGTGgtcgcagcgccatcgcagGCGTGCTCGCCGCGGAGCCGTGCTGGAGCATGGAGGATGTGCAAGCCGCAATCAAGGCGCCCGTTGCCCCCCCTATGAGTACAAAGGCGGAGCGAGGTGCGCGCTGA
- a CDS encoding hypothetical protein (TriTrypDB/GeneDB-style sysID: LpmP.30.1330) — MTSQERQAAVLVLVDRLLKITHSDAPGHDPARFTQLCDGIALFAMLRLIAPNSFPSTCSDSTEEDTVASLTGPMPVEDVQQRRRNMNLLLRYISAYAQEAMRTTSSTSVTHGLDPAVLAGLPVAGDDDSAAADVAQQQQLTQLVGVAVALVVLSGVPAVLSEVRALPRQEQVVLSDWVKEVMHAYQLKPRQHAGAASEQGSSSSSSHLRSSMNPQFAGGGLVAASPMVPRGTAGFAPSPPSHRSANLNVAAAGEEDEGYYRNAAYQLRRELAEVTTQLAALHDAYRVSTADKEAAEGKYRLLLSDQAKVSPALGAMSVAAAAERSDSKAGDDSSSDILSVWQRRCAQKDKTIAALAERADQQSTQVVALKEAAAAHEMALQALRRRLKSAEEAIMVKSEERREAVQKLAVAEDRLAAQMRARVELETQVEELQSRVLVLTVEQDRLRGLGNDDTTQLSSSFASNGSVDRLLALENELDEVRQQRDSLQWQVGILQRQMGAMVAPVADVSTANDTWRAQLRQVEREREDLRQQLTTALERAGGLQQLLTASAAASAVVDVSGGGAGPDGPASGTANADASITSVAEDSDADMSLCDADADSLWRGNMGLEPSSPTRETACREQVILSSLLLQYGYRNLLLQQHQTLLHKDAMEADAARRRQAESHLEIMRQTPSSVLAKQRRDVEQGLLETVLLGAKLRMMEVEK; from the coding sequence ATGACGAGCCAAGAGCGCCAGGCAGCCGTTTTGGTGCTCGTGGATCGACTGCTGAAGATCACCCACTCGGATGCACCAGGCCACGATCCCGCGCGCTTTACGCAGCTCTGCGACGGCATCGCGCTGTTCGCAATGCTGCGGCTAATCGCCCCCAACTCATTCCCGTCGACATGCTCTGACTCCACTGAAGAGGACACGGTCGCCTCCTTGACAGGGCCGATGCCGGTGgaggatgtgcagcagcgaaggcGCAACATGAACCTGCTTCTCCGCTACATCAGCGCGTACGCTCAGGAAGCCATGCGCACTACATCCTCAACGTCTGTCACGCACGGCCTTGATCCAGCGGTACTCGCTGGCTTGCCAGTCGCTGGCGATGACGactccgccgcagcagacgtggcacagcagcagcaactcacACAATTGGTTGGCGTTGCTGTCGCTCTTGTCGTGCTCAGTGGCGTGCCTGCTGTCTTGAGCGAGGTCAGGGCTCTGCCTCGGCAGGAGCAGGTGGTGTTGTCGGACTGGGTGAAGGAGGTAATGCACGCCTACCAGCTAAAGCCTCGTCAgcacgctggtgctgcatctGAGCAGGGTTCATCTAGCTCGTCGTCACATCTTCGCTCGTCAATGAACCCGCAGTTCGCCGGTGGCGGCCTCGTGGCAGCCTCTCCAATGGTCCCACGTGGCACCGCTGGCTTTGCACCGTCGCCCCCGTCCCACCGCAGTGCCAACTTGaacgtcgccgccgctggcgaggaggacgagggcTACTACCGCAACGCCGCCTACCAGCTACGGCGCGAGCTGGCCGAGGTGACGACACAACTTGCCGCATTGCACGACGCCTACCGGGTGAGCACAGCGGAcaaagaggcggcagagggcAAATAtcgactgctgctgagtgATCAGGCAAAAGTGTCTCCCGCCCTGGGTGCGatgtcggtggcggcggcagcagagcgcaGCGATAGCAAAGCCGGTGATGACAGCAGTAGCGATatcctctctgtgtggcagcggcgctgcgcacagaAGGACAAGACCATCGCGGCCCTGGCCGAGCGTGCGGATCAGCAATCTACGCAGGTGGTAGCGCTgaaagaggcagcggctgcccaCGAAATGGCCCTGCAGGcgttgcgccgccgcctcaagTCAGCGGAGGAGGCTATCATGGTGAAGTCAGAGGAGCGACGCGAGGCAGTGCAAAAACTCGCGGTAGCGGAAGACAGGCTCGCTGCGCAGATGAGGGCACGCGTGGAGCTGGAGACGCAggtcgaggagctgcagtcGCGTGTGCTCGTGCTCACGGTGGAGCAGGACCGACTGCGTGGACTCGGCAATGACGATACCACCCAACTCAGCAGCTCTTTCGCCTCCAACGGGTCGGTTGACCGCTTGCTGGCATTGGAGAACGAGCTGGAtgaggtgcggcagcagcgcgacagCCTGCAGTGGCAGGTTGGCATTCTACAGCGCCAGATGGGTGCCATGGTTGCTCCCGTCGCCGACGTGTCCACCGCCAATGACACGTGGCGAGCTCAGCTACGCCAGgtcgagcgagagagggaggacctgcggcagcaacTCACTACCGCCCTAGAACGGGCCGGCGgacttcagcagctgctgacggcgAGTGCCGCCGCTTCCGCTGTGGTGGAtgtgagtggtggtggcgccggccCGGATGGACcagccagcggcaccgcgaATGCAGACGCCAGCATTACGAGCGTAGCGGAGGACAGTGACGCAGACATGAGCTTGTgtgacgccgacgccgactCTCTGTGGAGGGGAAATATGGGCCTCGAGCCAAGCAGCCCAACCCGCGAAACGGCGTGCCGTGAACAGGTCATTCTCtcctcgcttcttctccagtATGGTTACCGTAACCtcctgcttcagcagcaccagacGCTGCTCCACAAGGATGCCATGGAGGCTgatgcggcgcggcggcggcaggcggaATCGCATCTGGAAATTATGCGACAGACGCCCTCGTCGGTgctggcgaagcagcggagggATGTGGAGCAGGGGTTActggagacggtgctgctgggggcAAAGCTGCGCatgatggaggtggagaagtgA